Genomic window (Achromobacter sp. B7):
AGGACCGTATGCTAAACAGGTTGCAACCCGGCTTGTATTAAGGTTAACCCTAGGTTAACCGATTGACTTGGCGCAGGTTTACCGGGAAGCGCCCATGTCAGTCCTGGTCTTTCGGCGCGTCCTTCAGGGGCGAACATCCCAGCATCTGCACGGACGCCGAGCCCGCTGGGGTTTGACCACGTATGGCGGACGCCATGGCACCGGCTAGCGCCACGACGGCGCGCTGTTGGGCCGCGATCAGCGCCGGGATGCCCGTCTCGGACACCTTTTCGGTGACGACGCTGCGGCACAGCAAGCCCGTGCCCTTGGCATTGACGGGCCGGACGCGCCACGTGGCATCCAGCTGCGCCATGCTGCCCGAGACCAGCTCGAAGCGTTGGACGTCGGTTTGCACCCGCCACACGGGCGCGCCCGGGCCAGGCTTGACCATCTGCACGTCCAGCGCGCCCAATTCGCCCTTCAGGGCATCGGACAAGGCGCCGCGCACCTCGTCGCCCAGCGGCGAACTCCAACGCTCGGAATACAGTGCCGATACGCTGCCGTCGCCCGTGCGCACCATCAACTGGGGCTGGTCGGCTTGTGTGGACAGGCTGACCGGTTGTACCTCGATCAAAAAGTCCGCGGAGCCGGCGGGCGCGGCGGTGGACGGCGCGGCGGGCCCTTGCAGCGTGTAGTAATGCACGGGCGGCGACGAGCCGCAGCCGGCCAGGGCGGCGCTCAGCACCAGCAAGGACAGGACAGGGCGCAGGGAAGATAAAGTCATGATTCTTTAGTTCCTGACAGGGCCGGAGCCGGGAATCGGGTCTTTGCCACGGCCGCGCAGCAAGGCTTCGGGGTTCGATTGCAGGAAATCGGCCAATGCCCGCAACGAGCGCGCGGCGCGGCTCAGTTCCTGCATGGCCTTTTCGGTATTGACCGGCAGCGACGCGTCGGAAGCCAGCATCGAGTTGATGTTCGCCATGGATTCGCGGGCCTGCTTGAGCATGCCCTGCGCCTCCGGGGCCACCTGCTTGTCCAGCCGGTTCATCAGCTTGGACGTGCTGGCCAGGGTGGTGCGCAGATCCTCGCCAATCTTGTCGAACGGAATTTTCTCGATCTTGGCGACGATGTTGCTGACCTGCTGCTGCAACTGATCCAGGTTGCCCGGGATAGTGGGGATCACGGCCGGGTCGGACGGGGTGAATTCCACCGGCTTGGCATTCGGGAAGTTATCCAGCACCACGTACAGCTGGCCCGTCAGCAGGTTCGACGTGCGCAACTGCGCGCGCAGCCCGTACTTGATCATCACGCCCAGCAGGCGGTTGCCGGCCTCGTCGCCGTCCTTGAGCGCGCGTTCGCGCACTTCTTCGTACACGCGGCCCAGGCGTTCCGGGTACAGCGTGGCGTCCACGATGGAATAGAAGCGCTTGGTGGCGGGGTCGAAGTCCAGATTGATCTGCGTAACGTTGCCCAGCGTGATGCCGTTGAAGTCGATGGGCGCACCGACGGTCAGGCCGCGAATCGACTGATCGAAGCGCATGCGGATCGGGAAGGCTTCGCCGTCGGGGTTGGCCTTGGCGGCGGCCTCGGTGGGGTAAAGATCGAAGTGCGCGTCGGCCGGCGCGGCGGCGCTGCCGTCGCGCACGCTTTGCACCGATTCAAATGCCACGCCGCCCACCGCCATCGACACCAGCGACTGCGTGCGTACCTTCAGGCCATCGGCGTTGACGCTGAA
Coding sequences:
- a CDS encoding membrane integrity-associated transporter subunit PqiC — encoded protein: MTLSSLRPVLSLLVLSAALAGCGSSPPVHYYTLQGPAAPSTAAPAGSADFLIEVQPVSLSTQADQPQLMVRTGDGSVSALYSERWSSPLGDEVRGALSDALKGELGALDVQMVKPGPGAPVWRVQTDVQRFELVSGSMAQLDATWRVRPVNAKGTGLLCRSVVTEKVSETGIPALIAAQQRAVVALAGAMASAIRGQTPAGSASVQMLGCSPLKDAPKDQD
- a CDS encoding intermembrane transport protein PqiB yields the protein MSDQAPGAGEEKFKSPTISRKQKRRISWIWLVPIVAALMGMSLVIRTWMQAGPDISISFNTAEGLEVGKTQLRYKDVNIGTVKSIGFNSDRSKVVVKAELAKEVSDLAREGTNFWVVRPRLDVSGVSGLGTLLSGAYIGVDAVEGKNGEEKATKFSFEGLEIPPAVTHDRAGKRFMLKASDLGSLDIGSPVYFRRINVGRVIGYELDKTGTAVNVEVFVDAPNDKFVTNGTRFWNASGVDFSVNADGLKVRTQSLVSMAVGGVAFESVQSVRDGSAAAPADAHFDLYPTEAAAKANPDGEAFPIRMRFDQSIRGLTVGAPIDFNGITLGNVTQINLDFDPATKRFYSIVDATLYPERLGRVYEEVRERALKDGDEAGNRLLGVMIKYGLRAQLRTSNLLTGQLYVVLDNFPNAKPVEFTPSDPAVIPTIPGNLDQLQQQVSNIVAKIEKIPFDKIGEDLRTTLASTSKLMNRLDKQVAPEAQGMLKQARESMANINSMLASDASLPVNTEKAMQELSRAARSLRALADFLQSNPEALLRGRGKDPIPGSGPVRN